From a region of the Syngnathoides biaculeatus isolate LvHL_M chromosome 2, ASM1980259v1, whole genome shotgun sequence genome:
- the galnt6 gene encoding polypeptide N-acetylgalactosaminyltransferase 6, with amino-acid sequence MRLLPRRRMSPVKLALLGGAIFIAALVVLHRDPIASFQAERKDKVMILVREAIKNIGFQMPALRETETTKKITCLGGFYSKAELKPHLERPPQDPNVPGANGDGYVEDNLSPEETKEKEAGMTKHCFNQFASDRISLSRSLGKDTRPPECVAQRFVRCPPLPDTSVIIVFHNEAWSTLIRTVYSVMHTSPAFLLKEIILVDDASTEEYLQSQLEEFVDHLKIIRVLRQQERKGLVAARLLGASVAQGQVLTFLDAHCECFHGWLEPLMSRIAEEPTAVVSPRIASIDLNTFKFQKPTPQRLYSSRGSFDWALTFIWESLPNDIYKRREKETEPIKTPTFAGGLFSMSKSYFEHMGTYDDQMEIWGGENLEMSFRVWQCGGQMEIIPCSVVGHVFRTKSPHSFPKGTQVISRNQVRLAEVWMDDYKVLFYRRNNRASDMAREHSYGDIASRLKLRENLNCKNFSWYLNTVYPEMFIPDITPEKYGAIRNAGSQTCLDAGEKNKGGKPVIMYNCHNQGGNQYFEYTSSKELRHNIVKELCLEATGHPEPVKLEPCKRNGSGSKMSPQQEWVFTKEKLLKNPISGKCLQLKDNVILMDKCNASDAYQHWSFS; translated from the exons ATGCGTCTGTTACCTCGCCGCCGCATGTCCCCAGTGAAATTGGCTCTCCTCGGGGGCGCAATTTTCATAGCGGCCTTAGTGGTTCTCCACAGGGACCCCATCGCCTCGTTCCAGGCGGAGAGGAAGGACAAGGTCATGATCCTGGTCAGAGAAGCCATCAAAAACATTGGCTTCCAGATGCCCGCTCTGAGAGAGACGGAGACGACCAAGAAGATCACTTGCCTCGGGGGGTTCTACAGCAAGGCTGAGCTGAAGCCTCACCTGGAAAGACCACCTCAGGACCCCAATGTGCCCGGTGCCAACGGGGACGGCTATGTGGAAGATAATCTGTCTCCCGAGGAGACCAAGGAGAAGGAGGCGGGCATGACCAAGCATTGCTTCAATCAGTTTGCCAGCGACCGCATTTCGCTCAGCCGGAGCCTTGGCAAAGACACCCGGCCTCCAGA GTGCGTGGCCCAGAGGTTTGTCCGCTGTCCTCCGTTGCCCGACACCAGCGTGATCATCGTGTTCCACAACGAGGCCTGGTCAACACTGATCCGGACGGTGTACAGCGTCATGCACACATCGCCCGCTTTCTTGCTCAAAGAGATCATCCTGGTGGATGACGCCAGCACTGAAG AGTATCTGCAGAGCCAACTGGAGGAGTTTGTGGACCATCTGAAGATCATCCGTGTGCTGAGGCAGCAGGAGAGGAAGGGGCTGGTGGCAGCCCGCTTGTTGGGCGCCAGCGTCGCTCAAGGCCAAGTGCTCACCTTCCTCGACGCGCACT GCGAGTGTTTCCACGGTTGGCTAGAGCCGCTGATGAGCCGCATTGCGGAAGAACCGACTGCGGTGGTCAGCCCACGGATCGCCTCCATCGACCTCAACACGTTCAAATTCCAAAAGCCCACGCCTCAGCGGCTTTACTCCAGCCGAGGCTCCTTCGACTGGGCCTTGACGTTCATCTGGGAGTCCCTCCCCAATGATATCTACAAACGGCGCGAGAAAGAAACCGAACCTATCAA AACACCCACTTTTGCCGGAGGTCTGTTTTCCATGTCAAAGAGCTACTTTGAACACATGGGGACATACGATGACCAGATGGAGATTTGGGGTGGCGAGAATTTGGAGATGTCCTTCCGG GTGTGGCAGTGCGGCGGTCAGATGGAGATCATTCCTTGTTCGGTGGTGGGCCACGTCTTCCGCACCAAGAGTCCGCACAGCTTCCCCAAAGGCACCCAGGTCATCTCTCGCAACCAAGTGCGCCTAGCCGAGGTCTGGATGGACGACTACAAAGTGCTGTTCTATCGCCGCAACAACAGGGCCAGCGACATGGCTCGTGAG CACTCCTATGGAGACATCGCCAGTCGTCTGAAACTGAGAGAGAACTTAAACTGCAAGAACTTTTCTTGGTACCTAAACACGGTCTACCCAGAGATGTTCATTCCTGACATAACACCAGAAAAATACGGAGCA ATAAGGAATGCCGGATCTCAAACGTGCCTGGACGCTGGTGAAAAGAACAAAGGAGGGAAACCTGTTATCATGTACAATTGTCACAACCAGGGTGGCAACCAG TACTTTGAGTATACATCCAGCAAGGAGTTGCGTCATAACATCGTCAAGGAGCTTTGTCTGGAGGCGACGGGTCATCCCGAGCCTGTGAAGCTCGAGCCGTGCAAGCGGAACGGGTCAGGCTCCAAGATGTCGCCGCAGCAGGAGTGGGTTTTCACGAAG GAGAAGCTCCTGAAGAATCCCATCAGTGGGAAGTGCTTGCAGCTGAAAGACAACGTCATTCTGATGGATAAGTGCAACGCTTCGGATGCCTACCAGCATTGGAGCTTCAGCTAA